The sequence GATCCAGATGAAGAGCCCGTGGGGATCGTTGTCCTTGTAGCCTTTGGGCACCAGGACCTCGAAGGTTTCCTGGCTTAAATCGTAGGGTGCAGGAGCTTCCAGATCCGAGAGGCGCATCTGGTATTGCTCATTGCTGTTCTGTGGGATGGAACCCTGAAAATGGATCTCGCTACGTACCCCAGGTTTGATCTGAGAGCGGTCCGCCGCCGTCACCGAGGAACTAAGGGCGAGCCAACTGGCACTGAGAAGAAAAAGGGCGGACAGACGACGCATAGTCTCATCACAACGGATCAGACGGGAATATCCAAGGAAGAAAGTTGAGGCTGCTTGAAATGCGATTCGGATTAAGCCTCTTCGGAGTCGGTGTTGGCCTTTTGCTTCACTAGCTTTTCGAAGACGAACCACTGGTCCCAATGCTCGTGGACAAACCGATGCATGATGGGCAGCCACACTTTCCCCAGGTCATCCGCCCGCACCTTCGTCTTACCCTCGTAAAAACAGGGACCGCACACGATGCGATACTTCAAAAAGCTCAGCCTTTGCAAAAAGATGGGGTAGCAAGGCACCCGGGAGATCTCGGCGAGAACCAGGGGGCCACGGGGGATCAGGAAGGTCACCCCCTCATCCTCCATCTCGATGGGAGAGATGCCCGTCACCACACGGTCACCTTGCACAGCCACAGCTTCCCCCGCCATGAGGATGCGGCACAGCTCGAGGCCCAGGTGGCTATCCACCTCGTTGTAATGCACTTTGAGAAAGGGGTTTTCCTGCTCGGCCCGTTTGAGCTCCGCCTTGCGCAACTCTTGCAGCTCATCGGTCTGCTCAGGCGCGCGCACCATGTGCATGGTGCGGCCAAATTTTTGGGCGAACAGAGTAGCTCCGATATCGTAATTGCCACTGTGAATGGTAAAGACCAGAACTCCTCCAGGATGGGCTTTCATTTCCTCGAAGTGCTCCAGCCCGGCAATGTCCCACCGGACTTCTCGGCCAAAGTGCATGTGCCAGAGGCGATCCAGATAGGTGAGGGCAAATTGATGGAACACTTGGTAGCCGGCCAGCCAATTGCGCAATGGACTGAAATCTGGGCGCAACCCCTGCAAGTTTTCCAGCACCGCCTGCCGCTGGGGCCGCGCCAGAAGATAAATGACCCACACAACAAAGGAATTCAGCAGCAGGCACAGACGGACCGGCAAGAAGCGCATGAGTTTCAACAAAAAGCGCGTCCAGAATGCACCATGCAGTCCAGTATTCCGCCGAGGCGGTGCTTGCGGTGGAGGCTCTTTAGCGGTTTCTTCTGCGGGCATGTGACGGCATGGAATGTGCCTCCGTAACCCACTTGGACCGACCTGACACCTGTTCTTTCATCCCCATTTTTGCCTAGACCTGCCCATTCGTCAAAAACATGAACAGCTCACCTTCCTCCACGATGCCTCCTGCGGACTATGATGTGATCATCATGGGCGGAGCCTTTAGCGGGGCATCTGCGGCGCTGCTGCTCAAGCGTGACCATCCTCAACTCCGCGTCTTGGTGGTTGAGCGTGTGGAGCAATTCAATCGCAAGGTCGGCGAGAGCACCTCTGAGGTGGGAGGCTGCTTCCTCACCCGTGTCTTGCACCTGGGAAGTTATCTCAGCGCCAACCACTACCAAAAGCATGGCCTGCGCATGTGGTTCTGTAAATCTACGCAGGACAAGGTGGAAGACTGCACGGAACTCGGGCCGAAGTATCAAAGCCGCCTGCCCACCTTCCAACTGGATCGCGCCCTACTGGATGAGCACGTGCTGGAACTGGCCAGCGAAGCTGGCGCAGATCTAATGCGGCCCGCTACCCTGCGTGAGATCACCCTGGCGGAGGGTGATGAGCATCACCGCGTGACGGTCCATCTGGGCAAAGAGGAAACCCATAGCTTCACCGCCCGCTGGATCATCGATGCCTCGGGCAAAGCCGCCGTGCTGGCGAAAAAGCTGAGCCTGCACCGTCCGCTCGGGGACGAGCACCCCACCTCCGCCCTCTGGTGCCGCTACCGCAACGTCAATTCTCTCGACAGTCATAAGAGCCGCACGGAGCACCCTAAGCTGATGATGCGAGCTAAAGCCTCCCGGGCGAGCGCTACCAATCACCTCATGGGCCACGGCTGGTGGGTCTGGCTCATCCCACTGGCTAATGGCGACTACAGCGTGGGCATCGTCTGGGATCGCAGTATCTTCACCCTTCCTGAAGGCCCCTCCCTGACGGCGAGGCTGCATGCGCA is a genomic window of Prosthecobacter debontii containing:
- a CDS encoding LpxL/LpxP family acyltransferase, whose translation is MPAEETAKEPPPQAPPRRNTGLHGAFWTRFLLKLMRFLPVRLCLLLNSFVVWVIYLLARPQRQAVLENLQGLRPDFSPLRNWLAGYQVFHQFALTYLDRLWHMHFGREVRWDIAGLEHFEEMKAHPGGVLVFTIHSGNYDIGATLFAQKFGRTMHMVRAPEQTDELQELRKAELKRAEQENPFLKVHYNEVDSHLGLELCRILMAGEAVAVQGDRVVTGISPIEMEDEGVTFLIPRGPLVLAEISRVPCYPIFLQRLSFLKYRIVCGPCFYEGKTKVRADDLGKVWLPIMHRFVHEHWDQWFVFEKLVKQKANTDSEEA
- a CDS encoding NAD(P)/FAD-dependent oxidoreductase; its protein translation is MNSSPSSTMPPADYDVIIMGGAFSGASAALLLKRDHPQLRVLVVERVEQFNRKVGESTSEVGGCFLTRVLHLGSYLSANHYQKHGLRMWFCKSTQDKVEDCTELGPKYQSRLPTFQLDRALLDEHVLELASEAGADLMRPATLREITLAEGDEHHRVTVHLGKEETHSFTARWIIDASGKAAVLAKKLSLHRPLGDEHPTSALWCRYRNVNSLDSHKSRTEHPKLMMRAKASRASATNHLMGHGWWVWLIPLANGDYSVGIVWDRSIFTLPEGPSLTARLHAHILQHPIGRLMFENAEPVEDDTFYYKGLPYHTEQMVGNRWAMVGDAAGFIDPLYSQGLDYCGHTVFAVTQMIGNAFMGKDISEAMNYLQTAYKRSYRLWFESLYKGKYEYLGDAELVRISFIMDLGTYFVGPVRLVYDNPEYEFAHLPYDGPAGTFFAKFMALYNRRLNSMAKRRLAKGTYGAWNNGMDLTLGQSYTPDLTAFRFLRWGIRLWLMAELRTLFGKAPKTMPAEDGMPIEDKAMPTTA